A stretch of Lathyrus oleraceus cultivar Zhongwan6 chromosome 6, CAAS_Psat_ZW6_1.0, whole genome shotgun sequence DNA encodes these proteins:
- the LOC127097200 gene encoding lysine-specific histone demethylase 1 homolog 3 isoform X2 has product MENEDLRSGTKKKKRSKPIEIDFDSDNDKPIGSFLKLKRNKKKVSFASEGSCGGDSVKEKENSRVMDDNDTLATFRKRLKGPKRDQGFEAMPALNVSVEGNGGSGKCDDDMQLHHDSDQHMEESLSTIFHKAQSCSVRKSRAAMGSKQKKRNRNVDSGLKHGSRSLTENVDSVVEIRSGSASALKSVERNHESDTFCSVSVMENQKGGGDCLQEEKAKGICDSNIPDEPSVDHSNSIIACDGDGQQLTSVQVENVCGASDEMVTLQEKIIDNSLNQCSSMLQDVEIIDIGSLSKVGEGVCGLSETGELENNRSIDEIAEEQVCNGASEGGISSSAEKEVLLTCHTKHLIKLNENNPIVSGKTFQESSINGGCSPEKHEAIASGNLSSILPNDANESELIVQSNHPDKPLEMCNIPKYSNAPIMKCSYTLNPNQSDGSSIQSSIPDENGNTTEYHASVSDFADNGGKISGIPRAARKTKMNKHGDMTYEGDADWEILINDKALIGNQDAADGERTLRARVKQDSSLNAVEDSESVAVAAVSAGLKARAVGPIEKIKFKEILKRKGGLKEYLDCRNKILSLWSSDVTRILPLAECGVSDTCSENESPRSYLIREVYAFLDQYGYINVGVASQKENVESCARHCYKLVKEKGFEESSTASLAGSEDGVPFNVGQTKMSYASMDINNDLIKDFEDLTTKATEGMMHVDEVMTDSSNMAQHERKNYDEQENVGIQDGVGGIIHFNDNSAVPSFKFPDCRLTSLVATKHNSESKFVKHALGDQIGDTLQSDLEARKRVIIIGAGPAGLTAARHLNRQGFTVTVLEARNRIGGRVFTDHSSLSVPVDLGASIITGVEADVATERRPDPSSLVCAQLGLELSVLNSDCPLYDTVTGQKVPAEMDEALEAEYNSLLDDMVLVVARKGEQAMKMSLEDGLEYALKIRRMGLSEGSEETKQNFDEEILDPRERRVMDWHFAHLEYGCAALLKEVSLPYWNQDDVYGGFGGPHCMIKGGYSNVVESLGEGLAIHMNHTVTNVSYGIKEPGENNKVKVSTLNGNEFFGDAVLITVPLGCLKAGTIQFSPSLPEWKCSSIQRLGFGVLNKVVLEFPTVFWDDAVDYFGATAEDRSKRGHCFMFWNVKKTVGAPVLIALVVGKAAIDGQSLSSSDHVNHALKVLRKLFGETSVPDPVGYVVTDWGRDPYSFGAYSYVAVGASGEDYDILGRPVDNCLFFAGEATCKEHPDTVGGAMMSGLREAVRIIDILNTGNDNTAELEALEAAQGQLDTERNEVRDIMKRLDAVELSSILYKNSFEGAQIITREALLKEMFLNVKTNAGRLHVAKQLLSLPVGNLKSIAGSKEGLTVLNSWILDSMGKDGTQLLRHCLRLLVRVSTDLGAVRLSGMGKTVKEKVCVHTSRDIRAIASQLVNVWLEIFRKEKASNGGLKLSRQITTLELSKRKSLKDSASGKPPLSIHQNAVENKEGLLNPVSAGSNSPSTTHARKLHSKQGRQQSVCDSRHEVSSSRSQGSIDKIVTKEENKRYAMSEEEKAAIAAAEAARTKAIAAAEAYASAEARCSTLSQLPKIPSFHKFARREQYSQNDEIDSRKKLPGGFFGRQDCVSEIDSRNCRVREWSVDFSTACVNLDSSKIPVDNLSQRSHSNEIASHLNFGERSGESAAVDSNLYTKAWIDTAGDGVVKDHLAIERWQSQAAEADSYFSDQINHLKDEEDSNAYSRLPSWKHDGVINESSVSQVTVNKEGSFKGHSRGADHIKQAVVDYVGSLLMPLYKARKLDKDGYKAIMKKSATKVMEQATDAEKGMTVREFLDFKRRNKIRSFVDILIERHMATKPGTKS; this is encoded by the exons ATGGAAAACGAAGATTTGAGGTCAGGGACGAAAAAGAAGAAGAGATCCAAACCGATTGAAATTGATTTTGATTCAGATAACGATAAACCAATTGGATCGTTTTTAAAGTTAAAGAGGAATAAGAAGAAGGTTAGCTTTGCATCAGAGGGTTCTTGTGGTGGAGACTCTGTTAAGGAAAAAGAGAATTCTAGGGTTATGGATGATAATGATACGTTGGCTACCTTTAGGAAAAGGTTGAAGGGTCCAAAGAGAGATCAGGGATTTGAGGCCATGCCTGCTTTGAATGTTTCCGTCGAGGGTAATGGCGGATCTGGGAAATGTGATGATGACATGCAGCTGCATCATGATTCTGATCAGCATATGGAAGAATCCTTGTCTACGATTTTCCACAAGGCGCAATCGTGTTCTGTTAGGAAATCCCGTGCCGCGATGGGTTCGAAGCAGAAAAAACGGAATCGGAATGTGGATAGTGGGTTGAAACATGGTTCCAGAAGTTTAACAGAAAATGTAGATTCTGTGGTTGAAATTAGATCTGGATCTGCTTCTGCCTTGAAATCGGTTGAGAGAAATCATGAGTCTGATACGTTTTGTTCAGTATCTGTGATGGAGAATCAAAAGGGTGGCGGTGACTGTTTGCAAGAGGAAAAGGCGAAAGGTATTTGTGATTCAAACATTCCTGATGAACCGTCGGTTGATCACTCTAACTCAATCATTGCCTGCGATGGCGATGGACAGCAATTGACAAGTGTACAAGTTGAAAATGTTTGTGGTGCTTCTGACGAAATGGTTACATTGCAAGAAAAAATTATCGATAATAGTTTGAATCAGTGTTCTTCCATGTTACAAGATGTTGAAATAATTGATATTGGCTCTCTCTCTAAAGTGGGGGAAGGGGTATGTGGACTTTCTGAGACTGGAGAGCTTGAGAATAATAGATCAATTGATGAAATAGCAGAAGAACAGGTGTGTAATGGTGCTTCAGAAGGAGGCATTTCTTCTTCAGCAGAGAAAGAAGTTTTGTTAACTTGTCACACTAAGCACTTGATTAAATTAAATGAAAATAATCCCATTGTTTCTGGAAAAACTTTCCAGGAATCCTCAATCAATGGAG GCTGCTCACCTGAAAAACATGAAGCAATTGCCAGTGGTAATTTATCCTCTATTTTGCCTAACGATGCCAATGAATCTGAGTTGATTGTCCAGTCAAATCACCCGGACAAACCTTTGGAAATGTGTAATATTCCAAAATACTCTAATGCACCCATTATGAAGTGCAGCTATACGTTAAATCCAAATCAATCCGATGGGTCCTCTATACAATCTTCAATTCCAGATGAAAATGGAAACACTACAGAATATCATGCCTCTGTGTCTGATTTTGCTGACAATGGTGGTAAGATATCGGGCATTCCTCGGGCAGCACGAAAGACCAAAATGAATAAGCACGGCGACATGACTTATGAGGGAGATGCCGATTGGGAGATTTTAATAAATGATAAAGCCCTAATTGGAAACCAAGATGCTGCAGACGGTGAACGTACTCTTAGAGCAAGAGTGAAGCAGGATTCCTCTTTGAATGCTGTTGAGGACTCTGAAAGTGTTGCAGTAGCAGCAGTATCTGCTGGACTGAAAGCTCGTGCAGTCGGTCCAATTGAGAAAATCAAATTTAAGGAGATCTTGAAGCGTAAAGGTGGTCTAAAGGAATATTTAGATTGCAG GAATAAGATCTTAAGCCTATGGAGCAGTGATGTCACACGTATTTTACCTCTTGCTGAATGTGGAGTTAGTGATACCTGTTCTGAGAATGAAAGTCCCCGTTCTTATCTTATTAGGGAGGTCTATGCATTTCTTGATCAATAT GGTTATATAAATGTTGGAGTTGCCTCTCAAAAGGAGAATGTTGAGAGCTGTGCAAGACATTGTTACAAACTTGTAAAAGAAAAAGGATTCGAGGAAAGTTCTACGGCTTCATTGGCCGGCTCTGAAGATGGAGTTCCTTTTAATGTTGGTCAGACTAAAATGTCATATGCTTCTATGGATATTAACAATGATCTAATAAAGGATTTTGAAGACCTGACAACTAAAGCTACAGAGGGCATGATGCATGTTGACGAAGTGATGACAGATTCATCAAACATGGCACAACATGAAAGAAAAAATTATGATGAACAGGAAAATGTTGGGATTCAGGATGGAGTCGGTGGAATTATACATTTCAATGATAACAGTGCTGTTCCTTCTTTTAAATTTCCCGATTGCAGATTGACTTCTCTTGTTGCTACAAAACACAACAGTGAATCTAAATTTGTTAAACATGCATTAGGGGATCAGATAGGTGATACTCTGCAGTCTGATTTAGAGGCTAGAAAGAGAGTGATTATAATTGGAGCTGGTCCTGCTGGGCTAACTGCTGCTCGCCACTTGAATCGCCAGGGGTTTACTGTAACTGTGCTTGAGGCTAGGAACAGGATAGGAGGCCGGGTATTTACAGATCACTCGTCTCTTTCTGTCCCTGTGGATCTTGGTGCTAGCATTATAACAGGTGTTGAGGCTGATGTGGCCACTGAGAGAAGACCAGATCCTTCCTCGTTGGTTTGTGCTCAGCTGGGCCTTGAATTGTCAGTGTTAAACAGTGACTGCCCTCTTTATGACACAGTGACTGGTCAAAAAGTTCCTGCAGAAATGGACGAAGCATTGGAAGCTGAATACAACAGTCTTCTTGATGACATGGTACTGGTTGTTGCTCGGAAAGGTGAACAAGCAATGAAAATGTCTCTTGAAGATGGTTTAGAATACGCCCTTAAGATTCGCCGCATGGGACTTTCTGAAGGTAGTGAAGAAACTAAGCAAAAttttgatgaggagattttggATCCTCGGGAGAGGAGGGTTATGGATTGGCACTTTGCTCATTTGGAGTATGGCTGTGCTGCTTTGCTTAAAGAAGTTTCTCTTCCCTATTGGAATCAAGACGACGTGTATGGAGGATTTGGGGGACCTCATTGTATGATCAAAGGAGGTTATAGCAATGTTGTTGAGTCTCTTGGAGAAGGGCTCGCTATTCATATGAACCACACTGTCACAAATGTGTCATATGGTATCAAAGAACCTGGTGAGAATAATAAAGTCAAAGTTTCTACATTGAATGGCAATGAATTTTTTGGAGATGCTGTCCTCATTACTGTCCCACTTGGCTGTTTGAAAGCTGGAACTATACAGTTCTCCCCCTCTTTGCCGGAGTGGAAATGTTCTTCCATTCAGCGTCTTGGCTTTGGAGTTCTCAATAAAGTGGTTTTAGAATTTCCTACTGTGTTTTGGGATGATGCGGTGGACTACTTTGGAGCAACAGCTGAGGATAGAAGCAAAAGAGGTCACTGCTTTATGTTCTGGAATGTCAAGAAAACTGTTGGGGCTCCTGTCCTTATAGCATTAGTGGTTGGTAAGGCAGCCATAGACGGTCAAAGTTTAAGCTCTTCTGATCATGTCAACCATGCATTAAAGGTTCTTCGGAAACTTTTTGGGGAGACTTCAGTTCCTGATCCAGTTGGATATGTTGTGACTGATTGGGGTAGGGATCCCTATAGCTTTGGTGCTTACTCTTATGTTGCTGTTGGAGCATCAGGAGAAGACTACGATATCTTAGGAAGACCAGTTGATAACTGCTTGTTTTTTGCTGGTGAAGCAACCTGCAAAGAGCACCCTGACACTGTTGGTGGTGCAATGATGAGTGGACTACGGGAGGCTGTTCGAATAATTGACATATTGAACACCGGAAATGACAATACTGCAGAGTTAGAGGCATTGGAAGCTGCACAGGGGCAGTTGGACACTGAAAGGAATGAAGTTAGGGACATAATGAAGAGACTTGATGCAGTTGAGCTTTCTAGCATACTATATAAGAACTCTTTTGAGGGTGCTCAAATCATAACCCGAGAAGCTTTATTAAAGGAAATGTTTCTCAATGTGAAAACCAATGCTGGGCGCTTGCATGTGGCCAAACAATTGCTAAGTCTTCCTGTAGGAAACTTGAAGTCCATTGCTGGAAGTAAGGAGGGGCTAACTGTTCTCAACTCCTGGATACTG GACTCAATGGGCAAAGATGGCACCCAACTCTTGAGGCATTGTTTGCGCCTTCTTGTGCGTGTATCGACTGATCTAGGTGCTGTACGCTTATCAG GAATGGGGAAAACAGTGAAGGAAAAAGTTTGTGTACATACTAGCCGTGATATTCGAGCTATAGCTAGTCAATTGGTCAATGTATGGCTTGAAATCTTTCGCAAGGAAAAAGCTTCTAATGGGGGATTAAAGTTGTCAAGACAAATAACTACTCTAGAATTATCAAAGAGAAAATCTTTAAAAGATTCAGCGTCAGGGAAGCCTCCTCTCAGCATACATCAGAATGCCGTTGAGAATAAAGAAGGCTTGCTGAATCCTGTATCTGCTGGAAGCAATTCACCTTCCACCACACACGCAAGGAAATTGCACAGCAAACAAGGAAGACAACAATCAGTATGTGACTCAAGGCATGAAGTCAGTTCTTCCAGGTCCCAAGGTTCAATAGATAAAATAGTTACCAAGGAGGAAAATAAACGCTATGCTATGTCTGAAGAAGAAAAGGCTGCTATAGCTGCTGCAGAAGCTGCCCGTACTAAAGCAATTGCTGCTGCTGAG GCATATGCCTCTGCAGAAGCTAGGTGCAGTACACTGTCACAGCTTCCAAAGATACCCTCATTCCATAAATTTGCTAGACGAGAGCAGTATTCACAAAATGATGAGATTGATAGTAGAAAAAAGTTGCCCGGTGGTTTTTTCGGAAGGCAAGATTGTGTTTCCGAGATCGATTCTAGGAATTGCAGAGTTAGGGAATGGTCTGTTGATTTTTCCACCGCTTGTGTTAATCTTGATAGTTCTAAAATACCGGTTGACAATCTCTCACAGAGGAGTCATTCAAATGAGATTGCCAGCCATTTGAATTTCGGAGAGCGCTCGGGAGAAAGTGCTGCTGTGGACAGTAATCTATATACAAAAGCTTGGATTGACACAGCTGGTGATGGGGTAGTAAAAGACCACCTTGCCATAGAGAGATGGCAATCTCAAGCAGCTGAAGCTGATTCTTATTTTTCTGATCAAATAAATCATTTGAAGGATGAGGAGGATTCAAATGCCTATTCAAGGTTACCCAGCTGGAAACATGATGGTGTAATAAATGAGAGTTCTGTTTCTCAGGTTACTGTAAATAAGGAAGGGTCCTTCAAAGGTCATTCTCGAGGAGCAGATCATATTAAACAGGCTGTTGTTGACTATGTTGGATCACTACTTATGCCCCTATATAAGGCTAGGAAACTAGACAAGGATGGATACAAGGCAATAATGAAGAAAAGTGCAACAAAG GTCATGGAGCAAGCAACGGATGCAGAAAAAGGCATGACTGTTCGTGAGTTTCTAGACTTTAAGCGAAGGAATAAG ATTCGCTCGTTTGTGGATATATTGATCGAGAGACATATGGCAACAAAACCGGGTACAAAATCATAA
- the LOC127097200 gene encoding lysine-specific histone demethylase 1 homolog 3 isoform X1, with the protein MENEDLRSGTKKKKRSKPIEIDFDSDNDKPIGSFLKLKRNKKKVSFASEGSCGGDSVKEKENSRVMDDNDTLATFRKRLKGPKRDQGFEAMPALNVSVEGNGGSGKCDDDMQLHHDSDQHMEESLSTIFHKAQSCSVRKSRAAMGSKQKKRNRNVDSGLKHGSRSLTENVDSVVEIRSGSASALKSVERNHESDTFCSVSVMENQKGGGDCLQEEKAKGICDSNIPDEPSVDHSNSIIACDGDGQQLTSVQVENVCGASDEMVTLQEKIIDNSLNQCSSMLQDVEIIDIGSLSKVGEGVCGLSETGELENNRSIDEIAEEQVCNGASEGGISSSAEKEVLLTCHTKHLIKLNENNPIVSGKTFQESSINGGKKLETESVSGRDCYDYSPLETNAEVQDVVVGCSPEKHEAIASGNLSSILPNDANESELIVQSNHPDKPLEMCNIPKYSNAPIMKCSYTLNPNQSDGSSIQSSIPDENGNTTEYHASVSDFADNGGKISGIPRAARKTKMNKHGDMTYEGDADWEILINDKALIGNQDAADGERTLRARVKQDSSLNAVEDSESVAVAAVSAGLKARAVGPIEKIKFKEILKRKGGLKEYLDCRNKILSLWSSDVTRILPLAECGVSDTCSENESPRSYLIREVYAFLDQYGYINVGVASQKENVESCARHCYKLVKEKGFEESSTASLAGSEDGVPFNVGQTKMSYASMDINNDLIKDFEDLTTKATEGMMHVDEVMTDSSNMAQHERKNYDEQENVGIQDGVGGIIHFNDNSAVPSFKFPDCRLTSLVATKHNSESKFVKHALGDQIGDTLQSDLEARKRVIIIGAGPAGLTAARHLNRQGFTVTVLEARNRIGGRVFTDHSSLSVPVDLGASIITGVEADVATERRPDPSSLVCAQLGLELSVLNSDCPLYDTVTGQKVPAEMDEALEAEYNSLLDDMVLVVARKGEQAMKMSLEDGLEYALKIRRMGLSEGSEETKQNFDEEILDPRERRVMDWHFAHLEYGCAALLKEVSLPYWNQDDVYGGFGGPHCMIKGGYSNVVESLGEGLAIHMNHTVTNVSYGIKEPGENNKVKVSTLNGNEFFGDAVLITVPLGCLKAGTIQFSPSLPEWKCSSIQRLGFGVLNKVVLEFPTVFWDDAVDYFGATAEDRSKRGHCFMFWNVKKTVGAPVLIALVVGKAAIDGQSLSSSDHVNHALKVLRKLFGETSVPDPVGYVVTDWGRDPYSFGAYSYVAVGASGEDYDILGRPVDNCLFFAGEATCKEHPDTVGGAMMSGLREAVRIIDILNTGNDNTAELEALEAAQGQLDTERNEVRDIMKRLDAVELSSILYKNSFEGAQIITREALLKEMFLNVKTNAGRLHVAKQLLSLPVGNLKSIAGSKEGLTVLNSWILDSMGKDGTQLLRHCLRLLVRVSTDLGAVRLSGMGKTVKEKVCVHTSRDIRAIASQLVNVWLEIFRKEKASNGGLKLSRQITTLELSKRKSLKDSASGKPPLSIHQNAVENKEGLLNPVSAGSNSPSTTHARKLHSKQGRQQSVCDSRHEVSSSRSQGSIDKIVTKEENKRYAMSEEEKAAIAAAEAARTKAIAAAEAYASAEARCSTLSQLPKIPSFHKFARREQYSQNDEIDSRKKLPGGFFGRQDCVSEIDSRNCRVREWSVDFSTACVNLDSSKIPVDNLSQRSHSNEIASHLNFGERSGESAAVDSNLYTKAWIDTAGDGVVKDHLAIERWQSQAAEADSYFSDQINHLKDEEDSNAYSRLPSWKHDGVINESSVSQVTVNKEGSFKGHSRGADHIKQAVVDYVGSLLMPLYKARKLDKDGYKAIMKKSATKVMEQATDAEKGMTVREFLDFKRRNKIRSFVDILIERHMATKPGTKS; encoded by the exons ATGGAAAACGAAGATTTGAGGTCAGGGACGAAAAAGAAGAAGAGATCCAAACCGATTGAAATTGATTTTGATTCAGATAACGATAAACCAATTGGATCGTTTTTAAAGTTAAAGAGGAATAAGAAGAAGGTTAGCTTTGCATCAGAGGGTTCTTGTGGTGGAGACTCTGTTAAGGAAAAAGAGAATTCTAGGGTTATGGATGATAATGATACGTTGGCTACCTTTAGGAAAAGGTTGAAGGGTCCAAAGAGAGATCAGGGATTTGAGGCCATGCCTGCTTTGAATGTTTCCGTCGAGGGTAATGGCGGATCTGGGAAATGTGATGATGACATGCAGCTGCATCATGATTCTGATCAGCATATGGAAGAATCCTTGTCTACGATTTTCCACAAGGCGCAATCGTGTTCTGTTAGGAAATCCCGTGCCGCGATGGGTTCGAAGCAGAAAAAACGGAATCGGAATGTGGATAGTGGGTTGAAACATGGTTCCAGAAGTTTAACAGAAAATGTAGATTCTGTGGTTGAAATTAGATCTGGATCTGCTTCTGCCTTGAAATCGGTTGAGAGAAATCATGAGTCTGATACGTTTTGTTCAGTATCTGTGATGGAGAATCAAAAGGGTGGCGGTGACTGTTTGCAAGAGGAAAAGGCGAAAGGTATTTGTGATTCAAACATTCCTGATGAACCGTCGGTTGATCACTCTAACTCAATCATTGCCTGCGATGGCGATGGACAGCAATTGACAAGTGTACAAGTTGAAAATGTTTGTGGTGCTTCTGACGAAATGGTTACATTGCAAGAAAAAATTATCGATAATAGTTTGAATCAGTGTTCTTCCATGTTACAAGATGTTGAAATAATTGATATTGGCTCTCTCTCTAAAGTGGGGGAAGGGGTATGTGGACTTTCTGAGACTGGAGAGCTTGAGAATAATAGATCAATTGATGAAATAGCAGAAGAACAGGTGTGTAATGGTGCTTCAGAAGGAGGCATTTCTTCTTCAGCAGAGAAAGAAGTTTTGTTAACTTGTCACACTAAGCACTTGATTAAATTAAATGAAAATAATCCCATTGTTTCTGGAAAAACTTTCCAGGAATCCTCAATCAATGGAGGTAAAAAATTGGAAACTGAGTCTGTTTCTGGTAGAGATTGCTATGATTATAGTCCTTTAGAAACAAATGCTGAAGTGCAAGATGTTGTTGTAGGCTGCTCACCTGAAAAACATGAAGCAATTGCCAGTGGTAATTTATCCTCTATTTTGCCTAACGATGCCAATGAATCTGAGTTGATTGTCCAGTCAAATCACCCGGACAAACCTTTGGAAATGTGTAATATTCCAAAATACTCTAATGCACCCATTATGAAGTGCAGCTATACGTTAAATCCAAATCAATCCGATGGGTCCTCTATACAATCTTCAATTCCAGATGAAAATGGAAACACTACAGAATATCATGCCTCTGTGTCTGATTTTGCTGACAATGGTGGTAAGATATCGGGCATTCCTCGGGCAGCACGAAAGACCAAAATGAATAAGCACGGCGACATGACTTATGAGGGAGATGCCGATTGGGAGATTTTAATAAATGATAAAGCCCTAATTGGAAACCAAGATGCTGCAGACGGTGAACGTACTCTTAGAGCAAGAGTGAAGCAGGATTCCTCTTTGAATGCTGTTGAGGACTCTGAAAGTGTTGCAGTAGCAGCAGTATCTGCTGGACTGAAAGCTCGTGCAGTCGGTCCAATTGAGAAAATCAAATTTAAGGAGATCTTGAAGCGTAAAGGTGGTCTAAAGGAATATTTAGATTGCAG GAATAAGATCTTAAGCCTATGGAGCAGTGATGTCACACGTATTTTACCTCTTGCTGAATGTGGAGTTAGTGATACCTGTTCTGAGAATGAAAGTCCCCGTTCTTATCTTATTAGGGAGGTCTATGCATTTCTTGATCAATAT GGTTATATAAATGTTGGAGTTGCCTCTCAAAAGGAGAATGTTGAGAGCTGTGCAAGACATTGTTACAAACTTGTAAAAGAAAAAGGATTCGAGGAAAGTTCTACGGCTTCATTGGCCGGCTCTGAAGATGGAGTTCCTTTTAATGTTGGTCAGACTAAAATGTCATATGCTTCTATGGATATTAACAATGATCTAATAAAGGATTTTGAAGACCTGACAACTAAAGCTACAGAGGGCATGATGCATGTTGACGAAGTGATGACAGATTCATCAAACATGGCACAACATGAAAGAAAAAATTATGATGAACAGGAAAATGTTGGGATTCAGGATGGAGTCGGTGGAATTATACATTTCAATGATAACAGTGCTGTTCCTTCTTTTAAATTTCCCGATTGCAGATTGACTTCTCTTGTTGCTACAAAACACAACAGTGAATCTAAATTTGTTAAACATGCATTAGGGGATCAGATAGGTGATACTCTGCAGTCTGATTTAGAGGCTAGAAAGAGAGTGATTATAATTGGAGCTGGTCCTGCTGGGCTAACTGCTGCTCGCCACTTGAATCGCCAGGGGTTTACTGTAACTGTGCTTGAGGCTAGGAACAGGATAGGAGGCCGGGTATTTACAGATCACTCGTCTCTTTCTGTCCCTGTGGATCTTGGTGCTAGCATTATAACAGGTGTTGAGGCTGATGTGGCCACTGAGAGAAGACCAGATCCTTCCTCGTTGGTTTGTGCTCAGCTGGGCCTTGAATTGTCAGTGTTAAACAGTGACTGCCCTCTTTATGACACAGTGACTGGTCAAAAAGTTCCTGCAGAAATGGACGAAGCATTGGAAGCTGAATACAACAGTCTTCTTGATGACATGGTACTGGTTGTTGCTCGGAAAGGTGAACAAGCAATGAAAATGTCTCTTGAAGATGGTTTAGAATACGCCCTTAAGATTCGCCGCATGGGACTTTCTGAAGGTAGTGAAGAAACTAAGCAAAAttttgatgaggagattttggATCCTCGGGAGAGGAGGGTTATGGATTGGCACTTTGCTCATTTGGAGTATGGCTGTGCTGCTTTGCTTAAAGAAGTTTCTCTTCCCTATTGGAATCAAGACGACGTGTATGGAGGATTTGGGGGACCTCATTGTATGATCAAAGGAGGTTATAGCAATGTTGTTGAGTCTCTTGGAGAAGGGCTCGCTATTCATATGAACCACACTGTCACAAATGTGTCATATGGTATCAAAGAACCTGGTGAGAATAATAAAGTCAAAGTTTCTACATTGAATGGCAATGAATTTTTTGGAGATGCTGTCCTCATTACTGTCCCACTTGGCTGTTTGAAAGCTGGAACTATACAGTTCTCCCCCTCTTTGCCGGAGTGGAAATGTTCTTCCATTCAGCGTCTTGGCTTTGGAGTTCTCAATAAAGTGGTTTTAGAATTTCCTACTGTGTTTTGGGATGATGCGGTGGACTACTTTGGAGCAACAGCTGAGGATAGAAGCAAAAGAGGTCACTGCTTTATGTTCTGGAATGTCAAGAAAACTGTTGGGGCTCCTGTCCTTATAGCATTAGTGGTTGGTAAGGCAGCCATAGACGGTCAAAGTTTAAGCTCTTCTGATCATGTCAACCATGCATTAAAGGTTCTTCGGAAACTTTTTGGGGAGACTTCAGTTCCTGATCCAGTTGGATATGTTGTGACTGATTGGGGTAGGGATCCCTATAGCTTTGGTGCTTACTCTTATGTTGCTGTTGGAGCATCAGGAGAAGACTACGATATCTTAGGAAGACCAGTTGATAACTGCTTGTTTTTTGCTGGTGAAGCAACCTGCAAAGAGCACCCTGACACTGTTGGTGGTGCAATGATGAGTGGACTACGGGAGGCTGTTCGAATAATTGACATATTGAACACCGGAAATGACAATACTGCAGAGTTAGAGGCATTGGAAGCTGCACAGGGGCAGTTGGACACTGAAAGGAATGAAGTTAGGGACATAATGAAGAGACTTGATGCAGTTGAGCTTTCTAGCATACTATATAAGAACTCTTTTGAGGGTGCTCAAATCATAACCCGAGAAGCTTTATTAAAGGAAATGTTTCTCAATGTGAAAACCAATGCTGGGCGCTTGCATGTGGCCAAACAATTGCTAAGTCTTCCTGTAGGAAACTTGAAGTCCATTGCTGGAAGTAAGGAGGGGCTAACTGTTCTCAACTCCTGGATACTG GACTCAATGGGCAAAGATGGCACCCAACTCTTGAGGCATTGTTTGCGCCTTCTTGTGCGTGTATCGACTGATCTAGGTGCTGTACGCTTATCAG GAATGGGGAAAACAGTGAAGGAAAAAGTTTGTGTACATACTAGCCGTGATATTCGAGCTATAGCTAGTCAATTGGTCAATGTATGGCTTGAAATCTTTCGCAAGGAAAAAGCTTCTAATGGGGGATTAAAGTTGTCAAGACAAATAACTACTCTAGAATTATCAAAGAGAAAATCTTTAAAAGATTCAGCGTCAGGGAAGCCTCCTCTCAGCATACATCAGAATGCCGTTGAGAATAAAGAAGGCTTGCTGAATCCTGTATCTGCTGGAAGCAATTCACCTTCCACCACACACGCAAGGAAATTGCACAGCAAACAAGGAAGACAACAATCAGTATGTGACTCAAGGCATGAAGTCAGTTCTTCCAGGTCCCAAGGTTCAATAGATAAAATAGTTACCAAGGAGGAAAATAAACGCTATGCTATGTCTGAAGAAGAAAAGGCTGCTATAGCTGCTGCAGAAGCTGCCCGTACTAAAGCAATTGCTGCTGCTGAG GCATATGCCTCTGCAGAAGCTAGGTGCAGTACACTGTCACAGCTTCCAAAGATACCCTCATTCCATAAATTTGCTAGACGAGAGCAGTATTCACAAAATGATGAGATTGATAGTAGAAAAAAGTTGCCCGGTGGTTTTTTCGGAAGGCAAGATTGTGTTTCCGAGATCGATTCTAGGAATTGCAGAGTTAGGGAATGGTCTGTTGATTTTTCCACCGCTTGTGTTAATCTTGATAGTTCTAAAATACCGGTTGACAATCTCTCACAGAGGAGTCATTCAAATGAGATTGCCAGCCATTTGAATTTCGGAGAGCGCTCGGGAGAAAGTGCTGCTGTGGACAGTAATCTATATACAAAAGCTTGGATTGACACAGCTGGTGATGGGGTAGTAAAAGACCACCTTGCCATAGAGAGATGGCAATCTCAAGCAGCTGAAGCTGATTCTTATTTTTCTGATCAAATAAATCATTTGAAGGATGAGGAGGATTCAAATGCCTATTCAAGGTTACCCAGCTGGAAACATGATGGTGTAATAAATGAGAGTTCTGTTTCTCAGGTTACTGTAAATAAGGAAGGGTCCTTCAAAGGTCATTCTCGAGGAGCAGATCATATTAAACAGGCTGTTGTTGACTATGTTGGATCACTACTTATGCCCCTATATAAGGCTAGGAAACTAGACAAGGATGGATACAAGGCAATAATGAAGAAAAGTGCAACAAAG GTCATGGAGCAAGCAACGGATGCAGAAAAAGGCATGACTGTTCGTGAGTTTCTAGACTTTAAGCGAAGGAATAAG ATTCGCTCGTTTGTGGATATATTGATCGAGAGACATATGGCAACAAAACCGGGTACAAAATCATAA